In Ptiloglossa arizonensis isolate GNS036 chromosome 6, iyPtiAriz1_principal, whole genome shotgun sequence, a single window of DNA contains:
- the LOC143148012 gene encoding uncharacterized protein LOC143148012 produces MGFDRELTTILRDVVQFLECLREAKLPINLESIRDSLLIRSKDTLTMFMVEKIGRSTSPEQYLNMNAIRPKGLVAVSKTQAELEEYVGAEEHSAQKLQHDYYETFQSVEATNNITSDHPLNQDEEIERIVVEIYQTFPAAQTKIKCQKCGPLFKREGKKLFVFEQYRACWVGLVGLHLLIYESDHDNRPYKILPIRGYMARAAPNAISRDQRKSESTFEIFRPGNRTLQFVAKSPKDMEDWVMKISELYDEDKKDNKDLTKSPSTGVYVENDASQNDGRSPREESNSKEERYQNVETLGADKTIPEVSLTVASVPNGDGEAVAASPSSKDVFSEAANLSTSASPPEFVPAPRLPARIPRRLPSLPVRGSSTSYELPEEEEDDIYHKIEDFRDTGHCYGNVGKILEIKPDDNHSNELETYDDISANIKDEIRPDEKSKKNSELRELGVARRLFISQSEATYDDAASASIAPKDNARFDENLLLNGKSSKDRATENSEVPAKSPLKKSCLSRVRSKRESPRKSEKKLKRKIPTPPPTNIEETSTYDDVSDLMNAGQEAKRSLEEEESEYNCPPPPRPVYTKPPVIADEIDKQTFYDDIAVCRRSYKDEETCQSDRRISSKVNHIHGVARTDVDNFVSCGNIDYQQRSPQDNNEHYQTPRNESSHHKYPPVNQQEELYDDIAILIDLTVRQKELLGKKENEEATKTQAGSEKRPWNRFGNGKKSKFIDSIASERNCRVSNVTEEADDLGKQHSLLRMNTFQKLISKMENSLGKASIKATPSVSVNKTNVTNNA; encoded by the exons ATGGGATTCGACCGCGAACTTACCACCATACTTAGGG ACGTGGTGCAGTTTTTGGAATGTCTTCGAGAAGCAAAGCTTCCGATCAACCTGGAGAGTATTCGGGACAGCCTGCTGATACGATCGAAGGACACCTTGACGATGTTCATGGTGGAGAAAATCGGACGATCGACTTCTCCGGAGCAATACTTGAACATGAACGCGATCAGACCGAAAGGTTTGGTAGCTGTTTCGAAGACGCAGGCTGAACTCGAGGAATACGTGGGGGCGGAGGAACACTCCGCGCAGAAACTGCAACACGATTATTACGAGACTTTCCAATCGGTCGAGGCAACGAACAACATCACGTCGGATCATCCTCTAAACCAAGACGAGGagatcgaacgaatcgtcgtGGAGATCTACCAGACGTTTCCGGCGGCACAAACGAAAATCAAGTGCCAGAAGTGCGGTCCTCTTTTCAAAAGGGAAGGGAAGAAGTTGTTCGTTTTCGAACAATATCGAGCGTGTTGGGTCG GTTTGGTCGGGTTGCATTTGTTGATCTACGAAAGCGATCACGACAACCGTCCGTACAAGATTCTACCGATTCGCGGTTACATGGCCCGGGCAGCACCGAACGCGATTTCACGCGATCAACGAAAAAGCGAGTCCACCTTCGAAATCTTTCGACCGGGTAACAGAACGCTTCAG TTTGTTGCCAAGTCGCCAAAGGACATGGAGGATTGGGTGATGAAAATTTCGGAATTGTACGACGAGGATAAAAAGGACAATAAAGATCTTACGAAATCACCGAGTACCGGGGTGTACGTCGAGAACGATGCCTCGCAAAACGACGGAAGATCGCCACGGGAGGAATCGAATTCCAAAGAAGAAAGATATCAAAACGTAGAAACTTTGGGCGCCGATAAAACGATACCCGAAGTATCTTTGACCGTTGCTAGCGTTCCCAACGGAGACGGGGAAGCGGTCGCCGCTTCTCCTTCGTCGAAAGATGTCTTTTCAGAAGCGGCGAATCTATCGACATCCGCTTCACCTCCTGAATTTGTTCCTGCTCCCCGATTACCCGCTCGAATCCCTCGAAGATTGCCATCCCTGCCCGTTCGCGGTTCGTCAACGTCTTACGAACTACCCGAGGAAGAAGAGGACGATATCTATCATAAGATCGAAGATTTCCGTGACACGGGCCACTGTTACGGAAACGTTGGtaaaattctcgaaatcaaaCCGGACGACAATCACTCGAACGAACTCGAAACCTACGACGACATATCGGCGAACATCAAGGACGAGATTAGACccgatgaaaaatcgaagaagaaTTCGGAGCTCAGAGAGCTCGGAGTCGCGAGACGACTATTTATTTCCCAAAGCGAAGCGACCTACGACGATGCCGCCTCGGCGAGTATCGCACCGAAAGATAACGCTCGCTTCGACGAG AATTTGCTTTTGAATGGGAAATCGAGCAAGGATCGAGCAACGGAAAACTCGGAAGTACCGGCAAAGTCCCCGCTGAAGAAATCGTGTCTGAGCAGAGTGAGAAGCAAAAGGGAATCCCCGCGGAAAAGCGAGAAAAAACTAAAGCGTAAAATCCCAACACCACCACCGACAAACATCGAAGAAACATCGACCTACGACGATGTATCCGATTTGATGAATGCCGGTCAAGAAGCTAAGCGAAGTCTCGAGGAAGAAGAATCGGAGTATAATTGCCCGCCCCCACCTAGACCGGTTTACACGAAACCACCGGTGATCGCAGATGAGATTGATAAGCAAACATTCTACGACGACATTGCCGTGTGTCGCAGAAGCTACAAAGACGAAGAAACGTGCCAATCGGATCGG CGAATCTCAAGCAAGGTGAATCACATTCACGGTGTTGCTCGCACGGACGTCGATAACTTCGTATCGTGCGGAAACATTGATTACCAGCAACGCTCACCCCAAGATAATAATGAACACTACCAAACACCGCGCAACGAATCGAGTCATCATAAATATCCTCCTGTCAATCAGCAGGAGGAACTGTACGACGATATCGCTATACTTATAGACCTCACGGTGCGACAAAAGGAATTACTTGGTAAGAAAGAGAACGAAGAAGCGACAAAGACACAAGCTGGCTCGGAGAAGAGGCCGTGGAACCGATTTGGCAATGGGAAAAAGTCCAAATTTATCGACTCCATTGCTTCGGAGAGAAACTGTCGGGTTTCGAACGTAACCGAAGAAGCGGACGATCTTGGCAAGCAGCACAGTTTGTTGCGAATGAACACGTTCCAAAAGTTAATCAGTAAAATGGAGAACTCCCTTGGTAAAGCATCCATCAAGGCAACACCGTCGGTATCAGTGAATAAAACAAACGTAACCAATAATGCGTAA
- the LOC143148015 gene encoding LOW QUALITY PROTEIN: leucine-rich repeat-containing protein 59 (The sequence of the model RefSeq protein was modified relative to this genomic sequence to represent the inferred CDS: deleted 2 bases in 1 codon): MKSNLKNIKDRLKDETLDLSLCDLKEVPVREIAAVKKATHLDLSNNLLVSLPNTFVSLKQIVKLDLSKNMLIEIPENFGELKKLKHLDLYANQISRLPLSLSELKNLRWLDLKENPLTPAVASVAGPCSNLSECQACARNIVTYLSFVKLTIEEEKLQRLNAITTSTETNSVLLKKGGKKKKKKPLEKDNKQDVDKTESCSSSKELHTDRNKVEDSTSIQDHKYTNKEHVPKGNVCRSLMSTIVWLLFLGLGFTLLIVILPIYSEQSELFVNYIKMNTSVPLKALQKRSIYMFQSSIRIGTM, encoded by the exons ATGAAATCGAATTTGAAGAACATTAAGGACAGATTGAAAGACGAAACGCTGGATCTTAGCTTATGCGACCTGAAAGAAGTACCTGTTCGAGAAATC gCAGCTGTTAAAAAGGCAACACATTTGGATTTATCGAATAATCTGTTAGTTTCTTTGCCT AATACTTTTGTCAGTCTTAAACAAATAGTTAAGTTAGATCTTAGTAAAAACATGTTAATAGAAATACCAGAAAATTTTGGAGAATTGAAGAAGTTAAAGCACTTGGATCTTTACGCGAATCAG atAAGCAGGTTACCACTTAGTTTGAGTGAATTAAAAAACTTAAGATGGTTAGATTTAAAGGAGAATCCTTTAACTCCTGCAGTGGCTAGTGTTGCCGGTCCTTGCAGTAATTTGAGCGAATGTCAAGCTTGTGCTCGTAATATCGTTACCTATTTATCATTTGTAAAGCTTActatcgaagaagaaaaattacagAGATTAAATGCCATTACGA cgAGTACAGAAACAAATTCAGTATTGCTGAAAAAgggtggaaaaaagaagaaaaaaaaaccactcGAGAAGGATAATAAACAGGATGTAGATAAAACTGAATCTTGCTCCTCGAGCAAGGAACTACATACTGATAGAAATAAAGTAGAGGATTCAACATCGATACAGGATCATAAATATACTAATAAAGAACATGTGCCAAAAG GCAATGTGTGTCGTTCTCTCATGTCTACAATCGTATGGCTTCTTTTTCTCGGCTTAGGATTTACATTACTAATCGTGATTCTTCCAATATATTCGGAACAGTCTGAATTATTTGTAAAC TATATAAAAATGAACACAAGTGTACCTTTAAAGGCACTTCAGAAGAGGAGTATCTATATGTTCCAATCCTCTATACGGATCGGAACTATGTAA